One genomic region from Parerythrobacter aestuarii encodes:
- a CDS encoding sterol desaturase family protein, whose protein sequence is MTAIVAVRYLLSSGFFAWLTRRVRPGFYEGLDPQIGKEIRWSLASAAIYGVPAGIVAWGWDTRGWTLIYTDIAAYPLWYLPLSVFLYLLAHDTWFYWTHRWMHRPREFRLAHAVHHASRPPTAWAAMSFHPIEALTGAVVIPLLVFCLPIHVAMLGLVLMVMTVMGVTNHMGWEIFPRWLVHSRLGNWLITASHHQLHHERYNCNYGLYFRFWDRICKTDGGLAEAYRR, encoded by the coding sequence ATGACCGCCATCGTCGCGGTGCGCTACCTGCTCTCCAGCGGCTTTTTCGCCTGGCTGACCCGGCGCGTGCGCCCTGGCTTTTACGAAGGGCTCGACCCGCAGATCGGCAAGGAGATCCGCTGGTCGCTGGCGTCGGCAGCGATCTATGGCGTTCCCGCTGGGATCGTTGCCTGGGGCTGGGACACGCGGGGGTGGACGCTGATCTATACCGACATCGCTGCCTATCCGCTGTGGTACCTGCCGCTGTCGGTGTTCCTCTACCTGTTGGCCCATGACACCTGGTTCTACTGGACCCACCGCTGGATGCACCGTCCGCGCGAATTCCGGCTTGCCCATGCGGTTCACCATGCCAGCCGCCCGCCGACCGCCTGGGCCGCCATGAGCTTCCACCCCATCGAGGCGCTGACCGGAGCTGTGGTTATCCCGCTGCTGGTGTTTTGCTTGCCTATCCACGTCGCTATGCTGGGGCTCGTGCTCATGGTCATGACGGTGATGGGGGTCACCAACCACATGGGCTGGGAGATCTTTCCGCGCTGGCTCGTTCACTCGCGCTTAGGCAATTGGCTGATAACAGCGAGCCATCACCAGCTGCATCACGAACGATACAACTGCAACTACGGGC
- a CDS encoding MmcB family DNA repair protein, whose amino-acid sequence MDGTSLIDSPPAQADAAAVARGIMRLFARNDIWCLPEMPLRGGRRADLMGVDPKGQVIIVEIKVARGDLLGDAKWPDYLEHCDRFYWGVAPHLDRSPLESEAYQPDCCGVIIADGYDAEIVRPAPTRALAAARRKVEVERMARIAMRRMTVMADEACQPWGRAK is encoded by the coding sequence ATGGACGGAACTTCGCTCATCGATTCACCTCCTGCGCAGGCCGATGCCGCAGCTGTGGCGCGCGGCATCATGCGGCTGTTTGCCCGCAACGATATCTGGTGCCTGCCGGAAATGCCGCTGCGCGGTGGCCGCCGGGCCGACCTGATGGGGGTCGATCCCAAGGGGCAGGTCATTATTGTCGAGATCAAGGTCGCGCGCGGCGATTTGCTGGGCGATGCCAAATGGCCTGACTATCTCGAGCATTGCGACCGATTCTACTGGGGTGTCGCTCCGCATCTCGACCGCAGCCCGCTGGAGAGCGAAGCCTACCAGCCCGACTGCTGCGGCGTGATCATCGCCGACGGCTATGATGCGGAGATCGTCAGGCCTGCCCCGACCCGGGCACTGGCCGCTGCACGGCGCAAGGTAGAGGTGGAGCGGATGGCGCGGATCGCCATGCGCCGGATGACAGTGATGGCCGATGAGGCCTGCCAGCCGTGGGGCCGCGCCAAATAG